Proteins found in one Coffea eugenioides isolate CCC68of chromosome 5, Ceug_1.0, whole genome shotgun sequence genomic segment:
- the LOC113772573 gene encoding 60S acidic ribosomal protein P0-like, translated as MVVKHSKAEKKIAYDQKLCKLLDEYSQILIVGADNVGSNQLQNIRRGLRAESVILMGKNTMMKRSIRVHAENTGNKSFLNLIPLLVGNVGLIFTKGDLKEISEEVSKYKVGAPARVGLIAPDDVVVPPGNTGLDPSQTSFFQVLNIPTKINKGTVEIITAVELVKKGDKVGSSESALLSKLGVRPFSYGLVVQGVYENGSVFSPEVLYLTEDDLAVKFLEGLSMATSLSLEISYPALSAAPHMLINGYKNALAIAVETEYSFPQADEVKEYLKDPSKFAAPAPPPGDGAAAAANEEKKPEPVEEEEEDEDLGLSLFD; from the exons ATGGTGGTGAAACATAGTAAGGCCGAGAAGAAGATCGCTTACGATCAAAAACTGTGCAAATTATTGGATGAATACAGTCAGATACTCATCGTCGGAGCAGACAATGTTGGATCAAATCAGTTGCAGAACATCCGCAGAGGTTTACGTGCAGAGTCGGTTATTCTCATGGGGAAGAATACCATGATGAAGAGGTCCATAAGGGTTCATGCAGAAAATACTGGCAACAAAAGTTTCCTTAATCTCATACCCCTTCTTGTT GGAAACGTGGGATTGATCTTCACGAAGGGTGATTTGAAGGAAATAAGCGAGGAGGTTTCAAAATACAAG GTTGGTGCCCCTGCTCGTGTAGGTTTAATTGCTCCAGATGATGTTGTCGTTCCTCCAGGAAATACTGGACTTGACCCATCGCAGACATCCTTCTTCCAG GTTCTCAATATCCCCACTAAGATTAACAAGGGAACTGTTGAAATTATTACTGCTGTGGAGCTGGTTAAGAAGGGGGATAAAGTTGGTTCCTCTGAGTCAGCTCTGCTTTCAAAACTTGGGGTTAGGCCGTTCTCTTATGGCCTTGTTGTCCAGGGCGTTTATGAGAATGGATCAGTCTTTAGCCCTGAAGTGCTATATTTGACAGAAGATGATCTAGCTGTGAAGTTCTTGGAGGGACTTTCTATGGCAACTTCTCTTTCTCTGGAAATTTCATACCCAGCCTTGTCAGCTGCACCTCACATGTTGATAAATGGGTACAAAAATGCCTTGGCCATTGCAGTCGAGACTGAATACTCTTTCCCTCAGGCTGATGAGGTTAAGGAGTACCTCAAG GATCCCAGCAAGTTTGCTGCTCCAGCTCCTCCCCCAGGAGATGGTGCTGCTGCTGCCGccaatgaagaaaagaaaccagaACCTGTtgaagaggaggaagaagatgaagatTTGGGTCTTAGTCTTTTTGACTAG
- the LOC113769889 gene encoding putative protein FAR1-RELATED SEQUENCE 10, which yields MAVKTLNNIWIRRQQCPCGDWKCYIKYEGDDQPTVGLHSMKNETTISSSNEVVFTPYVGQIFRSDDEAFEYYSNFARKNGFSIRKARSTESQNLGIYRRDFVCYRSGFNQPRKKANVEHPRDRKSVRCGCDAKMYLTKEVVNGQAQWYVSQFSNVHNHELLEDDQVRLLPAYRKIQEADQERILLLSKAGFPVNRILKVLELEKGVQPGQLPFIEKDVRNFVRTCKKTVQENDAMLSEKRENDLQELLEACKAMAQKNDGFVYNYSTEENGKVENIAWAYGDSVRAFSVFGDVVTFDTTYRSITYNLLLGIWFGISNHGRAFFLGCALLQDETSQSFSWALQVFIQFMRGGQPQTILTDIDSGLRDSIAMEMPNTKHIICEWQVLSKLSSWFSLSLGSQYAEFRPRFDMLCHLENVEDFEHQWNHLVGQFGLGSDKHIALLFSYRTSWPFCYTRNFFLARSLTSEYLKSVESFLKNILSMQTCLQSFFEQVGIAASFGYQNQDEMLYLPMKTGLPLEEHARSILTPYAFNVAQNEIMLSMQYSLTEMANGSYLVRHYKKMERECLVFWMPEDEQVHCSCKEFEHSGILCRHSLRVLIVKNYFQIPEKYFPIRWQLQSSLVPLDDQIIESRGNELSEAFHSLTSSLFCEASISKERYNHVHRVLTELLEHVQSMPVMSEVALNLAPNNTSEP from the exons ATGGCCGTGAAGACATTGAATAATATATGGATTCGACGGCAGCAATGCCCTTGTGGAGATTGGAAGTGCTATATTAAGTACGAAGGAGATGACCAACCGACAGTTGGATTGCATTCTATGAAGAATGAAACGACAATTTCTTCGTCAAATGAAGTTGTTTTCACTCCTTATGTTGGCCAGATATTTCGAAGTGATGATGAAGCTTTTGAATATTATAGCAACTTTGCTCGAAAGAATGGATTCTCAATTAGGAAAGCCCGTTCAACAGAAAGCCAAAATTTAGGGATTTATAGAAGGGATTTTGTTTGTTACCGGTCAGGATTTAATCAACCTAGGAAGAAAGCCAATGTGGAGCATCCAAGGGATCGAAAATCAGTACGATGTGGTTGTGATGCAAAAATGTACCTAACAAAGGAGGTTGTAAATGGCCAAGCTCAATGGTATGTCTCTCAGTTCAGTAATGTTCATAACCACGAGCTGTTGGAAGACGATCAAGTGCGCCTACTTCCTGCCTATagaaaaattcaagaggcaGATCAAGAGCGCATCCTTCTACTCTCTAAAGCTGGATTTCCCGTGAATCGAATATTAAAGGTGCTGGAGTTAGAAAAGGGTGTTCAACCAGGTCAATTGCCTTTTATCGAAAAAGATGTAAGGAATTTTGTCAGGACATGTAAAAAAACAGTTCAAGAAAATGATGCTATGCTGTCTGAGAAGAGGGAGAATGATCTCCAGGAGCTTCTTGAGGCTTGTAAAGCTATGGCACAGAAGAATGATGGATTTGTCTACAATTATAGTACCGAGGAAAATGGAAAAGTAGAAAACATTGCATGGGCTTATGGAGACTCTGTCCGTGCATTTTCAGTTTTTGGTGATGTTGTTACATTTGACACCACTTATCGTTCAATCACTTACAATCTGCTACTTGGGATTTGGTTTGGCATTAGCAATCATGGGAGAGCATTTTTTCTCGGCTGTGCTCTATTACAAGATGAAACATCGCAGTCATTCTCTTGGGCCTTACAG GTATTTATTCAATTTATGAGAGGAGGGCAGCCTCAGACTATCCTTACTGATATAGATTCAGGACTCAGAGATTCTATAGCCATGGAGATGCCAAATACCAAGCACATTATATGTGAATGGCAGGTTCTCTCAAAATTATCTAGTTGGTTCTCTTTGTCACTTGGTTCACAATATGCAGAATTCAGACCTCGGTTTGATATGTTGTGTCATCTGGAAAATGTAGAGGACTTTGAGCATCAGTGGAATCACCTGGTTGGTCAGTTTGGACTTGGTTCAGACAAGCATATTGCGTTGCTCTTTTCTTACCGTACATCATGGCCATTTTGCTACACCCGAAATTTCTTTCTGGCTCGTAGCTTAACTTCTGAGTATTTGAAATCTGTGGAGTCATTCTTGAAGAATATATTGAGCATGCAAACATGCCTGCAGTCCTTCTTTGAGCAG GTTGGTATTGCTGCCAGCTTTGGATATCAGAACCAGGATGAGATGCTGTATCTGCCCATGAAAACTGGCCTGCCACTTGAAGAACATGCAAGGAGTATTCTAACTCCTTATGCCTTTAATGTGGCACAGAATGAAATTATGCTATCTATGCAGTATTCTCTTACTGAAATGGCTAATGGTTCATATCTTGTGAGGCACTATaagaaaatggaaagagaaTGCCTTGTTTTCTGGATGCCTGAAGACGAGCAAGTTCACTGCTCATGCAAGGAATTTGAACATTCTGGGATTTTGTGCAGACATTCCCTGCGTGTGCTCATCGTAAAGAACTACTTTCAGATtccagaaaaatattttccaatacGATGGCAACTGCAGAGCTCCTTAGTTCCTTTGGATGATCAAATCATTGAAAGCCGCGGCAATGAGCTGTCTGAGGCCTTTCATTCCCTTACTTCAAGCCTGTTCTGTGAAGCATCAATCTCTAAGGAGCGTTACAATCATGTTCATAGAGTGCTAACAGAACTCCTTGAACATGTACAGAGTATGCCGGTTATGAGTGAAGTTGCATTGAATTTAGCACCTAATAATACCAGTGAACCTTAG